The Acidobacteriota bacterium DNA segment GCACTACCGGTTCGCGACCTAAAACTTTCAATGCGGCGTTGATTCCAGCGACAATGCCTTGCCCTGCGGCTTCCTCATAACCGCTGGTGCCATTGATTTGCCCCGCATGAAAAAGCCCGTTTACTTGTTTGGTTTCAAGCGTCGAGTAGAGTTCGCGCGGGTCAACGAAATCATATTCGATGGCATAACCGGGTCGCAGAAATTTTACCGCTTCAAGTCCAGGTATAGCCCGCACGAACATTTTCTGCACCGCTTCATCCATACTGGTCGAGATGCCGTTCGGATAAACCTCATAGGTTTCGTAGCCTTCGGGTTCGAGGAAAATCTGATGCCGGTCTTTTTCGGCAAACTTCACCACTTTATCTTCAATCGACGGGCAGTAACGCGGGCCGATGCCTTGAATATCACCGCTGTAGAGCGGGGATTTATCAATGTTATTGCGAATGATGTCGTGAACGCTGTGGTTGGTGTAGCCGATGAAGCATTCGATTTGTTGACGACGGATGCGTTCGGTCTTGAATGAAAACGGCACCGGCTCCGGGTCGCCCGGTTGGCGCTCGAATTTCGTGTAATCAATCGTGCGTCCATCAAGTCGTGGCGGGGTTCCGGTTTTGAGTCGCCCCATTTTAAATCCGACACGGCGAATGCTTGCGGCTAATTTGATGGATGCGGGTTCGCCGCTGCGTCCCGCCGAAAAAGTCTTTTTGCCAACGTGAACCAGACCGTTTAAAAACGTCCCGGTGGTCAAAACAACTGCGCGCGCTTCGATGATTGTACCGTCAGCGAGTTCGACGCCGGTGATTTTATCGCCGGTGATTTGGATTTCCGCGACTTCGCCGCCGATGACCGTAAGATTTTCCGTGAGTCCTAGTCGACGGCGCATTTCACGACGATAGAGATTTCTATCCGCCTGGGCGCGTGGCGATTGCACGGCAGGCCCACGGCTGCGATTCAGCAAGCGAAATTGAATGCCGGTCGCGTCGATAACTTCGCCCATCAAACCGCCGAGCGCGTCGACTTCGCGAACCATATGTCCCTTGGCAATGCCGCCGATTGCCGGATTGCAACTCATCATGCCGATGGAATTGACATCGATGGTGCAAAGCGCGGTCTTTGCGCCAATGCGCGCAGCAATGTACGCGGCTTCGCATCCGGCGTGTCCCGCGCCGATGACCACTACATCAAATGAAAGTGTGCTGCTCATAACCTACCATCTTAATTTCCGTGTCTTTTGTAATCTATTTGTTTAACGCTTTTCGGTAGGCAAATGCAATGGTGAAATTCACCTTGCGCTAAAAGCGGGTACGATTAAAAGTGGGACTGGCTTTGGAATGCGGCGACAGTAGAGTCATACTCTGGTTGAACAGATGAATGTTGAAAGCGTTGATAAACAGCTTGCGGTTGATGATGAAAATACCTGTCAAATGATTCGCGAACCGGGTTAGACCTTGGCTCGAATTCATCAGAGGTCACGAGAAACCACCAACAGAAATCAATGGATATGGTCTTAAAAGTTATCGCGACCCTTGCTTGCGTGATATTGCCTATCGGGTTGCGGCATTTCACGCGGCGAAATCGCAAATTTCGATTATTTACCTCCTAAAAACCCGGTTTTTACCGCTATTTACCTCGGCACAAAGCTTGCAGTTTTGTTCACTTTAACACTTTATGCAGGAGTCGACTTATGTCAGCGCCATTTTACATTTTGAAACACGAACACAGGGTAATTGAACGGGCATTGCGGGCGCTTGAGGGCGTCTGCTTCAGGCTCAAAGCCGGAGAAACGGTGCCCGCCGCTGATCTTTTAAAACTTATTGATTTCATCAGCGATTTCGCGCATGGATTTCACCACTTCAAAGAAGAACAATACCTATTTCCCCGGCTGAGACAACAAGGCATCAGCGGCGAAGGCGGCGTACTGCAAGCCCTCTCTTATGAGCATGAAATTGAGACCGAGTTGGTAGAAAAGCTACTGGATGCGGTGAAAGGCATCGAGAAAAATGATGCGGTGGCTATTGAGCAGTTCACCGACATCGCCTCCAAATATGTAGCGCACCTCATCGGGCATTTGCGCCACGAAGACGCGACGCTATTTCGATTGGCTGAAGAGTTATTAGAGCAGCCGGACAAAGACGCGCTCTACCAGGATTTTAAACTTGCAGAAAATAGTCTCGGCACGGATGCGGTTCGCGAATACGAAGACCTTGCCTCAACGCTTGAAGAGAAATGGGCGGTTTAAATTTTTTAAGATGAGCTAACACTTACGCGACCTTTATCGCCGTCTGCTGCTCATTTACCAATGAATTTTAAATTTTTGCATCCTGCCATTTTATGAAATCTTCATAAAAATTTTGATAAGCCAGCGGCTTTTAAAAAGTAACGCTTTCGCTTCACCGGCGTACGAAATGGTGTCTCACCTTCTCCTCTTTTAAAATCCAAATACTGTTATTGCACCATTTACTCGAAGGCACGCTATTTGCCAATAAAATTGAATTGAAATGTATGTAGCCAATCGGACTTTTTGCAGTGATGGATTGCCTTGTGATTTCTTACAAAAAGTCTTAGCGGCATACAACAGAAGAAGGAGATAAATTATGAAAAGAAATATTTTTACACGTCTATTATCTCTTGTAATGAGCGCACTGTTTTTAGTCGGAACCGGAATGCCGGTTTACACACAGCAGAACGGACAACAAGACAAGCAGGCACGCAAAGAGCAGCGTCGTCAAGAACAGCAACAAGCCGAACAGCAGCGACAGCAACAAAAGCAGCAACGTCGCACTGAACGACAACAACAAGCTCAACAAGAACTACAACGTCAACAACAGCTGGAAACTCAGCGCCAGCAGGAAAAACAACAGCGTCGCTTAGAGCAGCAACGTCAGGAGCAGCAACAACAGCAACAGCGTCAGCAACAACGCGCTGCTCGTCAACAAACGGCGCAACAACAGGAAGCTGCGCGTCAACAACAGGAAGTTGTGCGTCAGCAGCAACGCGCCGCGCAACAACGTTTAGAACAACAGCGACAGGAAGAGGCTCGGCAACGCCATTTGCAAAATCAACAACAGAAACAAGCCGCCAGAGCCGAACGCGAACGGCTGTCGCAACAGCAGCAACAGGCGTTGATTAATCGTCAACAACAACGAATTGTGCAGTATCGTCAGGCGCTTGAACAACGTGAGCGAATTTCCCGTGACCGTTTAAATTACCTGCAACGACAAAGACGTATACAGCAATATCGTTATCAGCAGGCTTATTTTGAGCACCTGCGCGAACAGCAACGCCGGATTCAGGCGATGAGAAATTACAACTACTACAACGACCCGTATTTCTACACGCCACCGAGTTACCGTTACTATCGCGCTGGCAGGTACTATCAGGTAAATCGCTACGCAGCAGATTTGCTGCGACAGGCAATTAACCAGGGTTATCAGGAAGGATTCCGTGCCGGACAGGCGGATAGAGAAGATGGCTGGAGATTTGATTATCGCTCCTCGTTTGCCTATCAGGATGCTAACTATGGTTACACGGGATTTTATGTAGACCAGTCTGAGTACAATTACTATTTCCGCGAAGGATTCCGTCGCGGTTACGAAGACGGTTATTATAGCCGCCATCGTTATGGGAACTACTCAAATGGCAGAATCTCAATTTTGGGCGCAGTCTTAACCGGAATTCTCGGTTTAACGGCACTCTTTTCAGACTAATTTGAGTCTGTTTGAAATTGAGCAGCCCGACACAATCAAACAAAACTCGGTTGTGTCGGGCTTTATTTTTTCTGCTCACAAGACAGGTGAGCAGGTTGAAATTTTTATAAGCGATTACTTGTTGTTTTGCGCTCCGACAGCTTCGCGTTTCGGCACGGCAAAGGGCAATTTATCAGGCGTCACCCGCACCCCGGTTGTTAGTTTTAGTGGATATTTGCCGCCGCTCGGAAAGGTCAACTCCACAAAATAAGCTGTAAAGCCTTCCATAGGCGCTGCAATTTGAGCGTGATACATTCCTGCTTTTTTAGCGGTCAACACGGAACTCTTATAAACCGCGCCTATCGTATCCAAACGAAAATCGCGAGCTTTCGCATTAGTCGCCTGCCAGAGCTTGACTTCTGTAGGCTGGTCTTTGGTTTGCACAGTTATTGAACCATCCTTTTCAATCCTCCAGGAAAAGCGTGGGCGCGGTTGATTTTTTACCACCGATTCAAAAAATGCATGCAGACTGTCGCGGGCATCCGAATTGCGCAGGTCATGTCTGGTGTTCGGGATGTAACGCAGATTTTTCTCGCCCCGCAAATCATCGAAATAAAATTGCCAGGAATCAGGCAGAAAGAACTGGTCGCCGGTCGAGTTCATAATCAATTTCGGCATGGTGAGTCGTTCGCGATACGAATACGGGTCTTCGATTTTCATGAGTTCGGCGTACTGCGGCGTGCCCGACCATGAATGCAGGTTCGAGTAATCGGCAATCGCCGGTGCCCAAAAACCATAAGCCCGGAAATGATGTTCCATGCTTTTTTCATTGTTTAAAACATCAATCACAATCGGCACCACAGCCGTCACCCGATCATCAACTGCGGCGGTTGTCCACGCTGTCCAGCCGCGTTTTGACCCCCCGGCGACAACGAATTTATCAACCCTAAGCTTTCCGCGTTCCGCCTCGCCGCAAAATGCCGTTACCGTATCCATCGCGCGCACCGCGGCTTTGGTCATCGGCAGACGCAGGGGCCAGGTTTCATCGCCGGTCTTTAAAAATTTCTCCCACGTGTAAGCGATGATGCCATCTTCGGTGCGTGATTTCGTTTCATCTTTAAAGGTCAATGGCTCGTTTGGCACCATACGTAAATCGGCAACCACGGCTTGCGTATCAACCGCAACCGCCGCGAGATTCGCATCCGCGCCGTTTGGCGCTTTGCTGCCATTTGAGCCGCCATTGATAAACAGCATTGCCGTTGAAGTGGTCACCTTTTCGGGTTGAATGATGACCAACCAATGTTTCCACAACGGGCGGTCAACCTCTTCAGCCGCGCGCCACTGTTGCGACGTGAGTTCGATGATGAATGCCGTATAGCCCGCGCCTTTCACGGTATTGAGCAAGTCATAGCGATAATTCGCATCCGGTTTGAAAACGTAACGGTCAAGGGCTGTCTGTTTGCGCAGGTTGCGCTCGCGCGGCGCGGCATAAACATAGCTGCCAATCAATAAAATCAAGGCGCATAAAATGGTATGACGAATCAATGACAAACTAATCCTGTTGCTCACTTGAAAACTCTCCTTATGGAATCGAAGCCTGTGCGTCATTCGGTGGCGGAAATTTTCTATCAACTCTCGGTGTCTCTGTATTTTTCTTTTTCACCACTGAGACACCGAGACGCAGAGGGTTACATAAAATCACTCGTATCAAGACGCTTGAAATTTACCCACGTTTCGGGTAATCAACCTAAAATTTTCCACTGGAACTATTTTTTTGAAGCATCATTGGAATTTAAAAAGCCCTGTCCGCGCAACCAATTTTCTAAGAGTGTAGACCAGAGGCTCAAGGTCGCATCGTCTTTGGCTAACCCTACGCCATGTCTGCCGTGTTCAAAGAGGTGCATTTCAAATTTGACATTATTTTTGCGCAAGGCATCGGCAAACCTGGTGCTGTTTTCAACAGGCACACCACTGTCATCGACCGTGTGAAATAAAAAGGTCGGCGGGGTTTTTGCCGTCACCTGCGTTTCATTGGAAAGCCAGTCTATCAACTCCGGCGCAGGCGTTTCGCCCAATAAATTTTTACGCGAGCCGCTGTGCGTAAACGGTGACTTCATCGTAATCACCGGATAGCAGAGAATCGCCACATCCGGGCGACTGCTCACGCGGTCAACCGGGTCGGCAGCTTGCGCATTGCCGTCATCGAAATGCGTGGCGGCGGTCGATGCCAGATGCCCGCCCGCTGAAAATCCCATCACCCCGATACGATGCGGGTCGATTTTCCATTCGGTGGCTTTAGTGCGCGCCAGACGAATCGCCCGCTGCACATCCCACATCATCGCCGGGTGATGATAGCGCGGACCCAGACGATATTTGAGAACGAAGGCGGTAATTCCCAGACGATTGAGCCACAACGCCACATCGTGCCCTTCGTGGGACGCAAGATGACCGTAGCTGCCGCCCGGACAAACGACAATGGCAGCGCCCGTCGCTTTATCGGCAGGCGCAGGATAATACTGAATCGCCGGTGTGTCTTCCGGTTGGCTGCCTTTGGCGGCAGGCGCGCCTTGCGGCCACAGCGGTTCAAGTGGCGGCGCAGTTTGTCTATTGACGGTTGGCAAATTAAAAAGCGCGCTTAGGATGAAAGCATACAAAAGCCTTTTCCTCATGGGTATCTCCGTTGATAGTGGCGAATCATAACGGCACGCCTGATGAAGCGCAATGCGATTCAAGACCTGGCTCTTTCATAACCGGTTTTCTTTTGCTTAAGAGCTTTATGTTTGAGAGCCACCATTTTATCCTGCATAGTCCAGCCAAATTTTCAGTTTATCAACCTTCAAGCAATCTCTTCGGGAGCGACTTTGCGACAATAAATTCCCGAATCCGGGTGAATCGGATGAAACGCATGTTTTTCAACTGCTTGAAATCCTACAGTTGTTACCGGTCTGACATAGATGTAACGGATTGACCGATTCGCTTTAATGATGGCTTTCAAGTCGCGATAGAGCAGGTAAATCAGATAACCTTGCGCTTGTCGGGTGCGACCATAAACCATCGAAAGATAGAGCGCATCAACCGATTCGTTGGCTTGGCATAAATGCGCTGCGGTAAGTTCGCGGCTTTGGCAAATCACCCCTGATTCAATCAAGGTTTCACATTCCCGGTTAATCGGATAGAGAATATAAAAACCGACCATCGAGTCAACGGTTGCAGTTTGTGGCTTAATCAATTTAATGATGCGAGGATTGAGGCGATGCCTTTCGAGCAATACCGATTCGCTGACCTGGGCGACACGTTCAAGAATCCTGTCATCAAGCGCGCATAATCGTTGAAGCGATGCCTCATCACAATATTCATCCGTAAAACGGCTGCAAAAATGTTTGCGTATTTGCGGAGAAATGAACCTTGTCATGCGGAGAGCCTACCGGGTTTTCAAAAGCGATTCAACTTCACTTTCCATATGGCTCCCTCTTTCAAATTATTTCCAGATTAAAACCTCAGCTGGCTTCAAGGGCAAATTCCCCAAAAGAATTTCTGCGCCTTTTGGCAATGACAGACTCGCCGCCCGCGAAGAATAATTGACCGCTACATAAAAGCCGTCGCGCCATTCGACATAAACGCCTTCCGGGTAATCTTCAACGGCGATGCCCGCGCGCTGATAAACCTGGCGTAAGACGGCTCGTTCCAACTGCCCGTCTTTGCTGTGTACACCGATATAGGTGACACTGCCTTTGCCGATTTTGCGATAGGTCACGGCTGTTTGTCCGGCATAGTATTGATTGGCGTATTGCGCCAGGCTTTCCGTATTTGCCAATGGCTTCAAGACATCCGCCCAGACGTTCCATTGATAGTTCGTCGTGTTCAGGCGAACCGCTCCGGTCGTATCGCCCGGCAGCGCGTCAAAGAAAGCGACCTCTGCGCCAATTAAAGAATAGATAGGCTCTGCCCAACGCGCTTCCCACAACTGCCCGTTGCGTTTCTTTTGCCCGGTGCGACAGGTGAGCACGAGATTGCCGCCTTGTTCAACATAGCGTGTCCATTTGCTGACCAACGCTTCATCGAGCAATTGATAAGCCGGGGCAATGAGCACCGGGTATTTATTGAAATCATCGGTTTCGGCAATCACGTCCACGGGCGCGCCGCAAGACTTGGCGCTTTCCAGATAACGAAACGTATGTCCCCAGGTGTCCCAAAGCCCTGTCTGTTTCTGCTCATTAATATTCCAGAGGTTTTCGTGATTCCATAAAATCGCCGTCCTGCGCGCCAGATAATCAGCCGGAACTTTTGCCGCCGCATCATATTTCGCTCGTAAGCCTCGCATCTCTTTAATAACCTGCTGATATTCCAAGCCGCCGGGCGAAGGCGTCACGCCATCCGTGCGCACAATGCCATAATGATACTGTTCGCTGCCGTAAAGCGGTTGGCGGAAACGATAGGTGCAGGCGAAAGAACTGCCTCCGGCAAACGCATGCCACAGCCACATACGCACGACGCCCGGGTTGGGCTGCGGATTGATGTATGCCCAGTTGACCTGACCGGGTTGCAGTTCCATTACCCCTGTGACGCCTTTAAACGATTTGTAAAATGCATTGCCGAATGCCATGCCATATTGCCAACCCAGACGAAACCCATCATCGCCCAGGTTATGACCGCCGCTTACGGGATAGAGGGTAAACGAGATGAAATC contains these protein-coding regions:
- the mnmG gene encoding tRNA uridine-5-carboxymethylaminomethyl(34) synthesis enzyme MnmG gives rise to the protein MSSTLSFDVVVIGAGHAGCEAAYIAARIGAKTALCTIDVNSIGMMSCNPAIGGIAKGHMVREVDALGGLMGEVIDATGIQFRLLNRSRGPAVQSPRAQADRNLYRREMRRRLGLTENLTVIGGEVAEIQITGDKITGVELADGTIIEARAVVLTTGTFLNGLVHVGKKTFSAGRSGEPASIKLAASIRRVGFKMGRLKTGTPPRLDGRTIDYTKFERQPGDPEPVPFSFKTERIRRQQIECFIGYTNHSVHDIIRNNIDKSPLYSGDIQGIGPRYCPSIEDKVVKFAEKDRHQIFLEPEGYETYEVYPNGISTSMDEAVQKMFVRAIPGLEAVKFLRPGYAIEYDFVDPRELYSTLETKQVNGLFHAGQINGTSGYEEAAGQGIVAGINAALKVLGREPVVLDRASSYIGVMIDDLVTKGADEPYRMFTSRAEMRLSLRYDNADQRLTLLGYQIGSVDETDYQAFLRRQENVERVKTILVNKKISELDEAFVNNLAIEGSQDNLVGKKLEYLARRHDTDIEKLTALLREVAGGEIADAEIVIALNDTRYAGYLKDQETLAKKRARYDNLEIPREMDFAQIGGLSSEVIQKLTRIRPMTIGQAARIPGITPAAISILLVAMLRN
- a CDS encoding hemerythrin domain-containing protein, which gives rise to MSAPFYILKHEHRVIERALRALEGVCFRLKAGETVPAADLLKLIDFISDFAHGFHHFKEEQYLFPRLRQQGISGEGGVLQALSYEHEIETELVEKLLDAVKGIEKNDAVAIEQFTDIASKYVAHLIGHLRHEDATLFRLAEELLEQPDKDALYQDFKLAENSLGTDAVREYEDLASTLEEKWAV
- a CDS encoding PhoPQ-activated pathogenicity-related family protein gives rise to the protein MSNRISLSLIRHTILCALILLIGSYVYAAPRERNLRKQTALDRYVFKPDANYRYDLLNTVKGAGYTAFIIELTSQQWRAAEEVDRPLWKHWLVIIQPEKVTTSTAMLFINGGSNGSKAPNGADANLAAVAVDTQAVVADLRMVPNEPLTFKDETKSRTEDGIIAYTWEKFLKTGDETWPLRLPMTKAAVRAMDTVTAFCGEAERGKLRVDKFVVAGGSKRGWTAWTTAAVDDRVTAVVPIVIDVLNNEKSMEHHFRAYGFWAPAIADYSNLHSWSGTPQYAELMKIEDPYSYRERLTMPKLIMNSTGDQFFLPDSWQFYFDDLRGEKNLRYIPNTRHDLRNSDARDSLHAFFESVVKNQPRPRFSWRIEKDGSITVQTKDQPTEVKLWQATNAKARDFRLDTIGAVYKSSVLTAKKAGMYHAQIAAPMEGFTAYFVELTFPSGGKYPLKLTTGVRVTPDKLPFAVPKREAVGAQNNK
- a CDS encoding alpha/beta hydrolase, which codes for MRKRLLYAFILSALFNLPTVNRQTAPPLEPLWPQGAPAAKGSQPEDTPAIQYYPAPADKATGAAIVVCPGGSYGHLASHEGHDVALWLNRLGITAFVLKYRLGPRYHHPAMMWDVQRAIRLARTKATEWKIDPHRIGVMGFSAGGHLASTAATHFDDGNAQAADPVDRVSSRPDVAILCYPVITMKSPFTHSGSRKNLLGETPAPELIDWLSNETQVTAKTPPTFLFHTVDDSGVPVENSTRFADALRKNNVKFEMHLFEHGRHGVGLAKDDATLSLWSTLLENWLRGQGFLNSNDASKK
- a CDS encoding beta-galactosidase, translated to MNRFCRFVRISVLLALMLSQVSMVIAAQTASRFFPAKDLMTIGVYYYPEHWTEAQWDRDFANMEAMGFEFVHLAEFAWARMEPVEGRFDFAWLDKAIALAARHHLRVVLCTPTPCPPAWMGEKYPQTFLVGSDGRRREHGSRGNNALADPTYLRLSERIITEMARRYGRNPNVWGWQLDNEPGAPPDYSPSAQVAFRQWLRARYKTIEQLNKEWGTAFWSLTYNNFAQIRIPNPTYLYGVNPHALLDFRRFTADQTGKFLNWQAALLRRHTAPAQWITTNYITTIASSDPRRSTDLDFISFTLYPVSGGHNLGDDGFRLGWQYGMAFGNAFYKSFKGVTGVMELQPGQVNWAYINPQPNPGVVRMWLWHAFAGGSSFACTYRFRQPLYGSEQYHYGIVRTDGVTPSPGGLEYQQVIKEMRGLRAKYDAAAKVPADYLARRTAILWNHENLWNINEQKQTGLWDTWGHTFRYLESAKSCGAPVDVIAETDDFNKYPVLIAPAYQLLDEALVSKWTRYVEQGGNLVLTCRTGQKKRNGQLWEARWAEPIYSLIGAEVAFFDALPGDTTGAVRLNTTNYQWNVWADVLKPLANTESLAQYANQYYAGQTAVTYRKIGKGSVTYIGVHSKDGQLERAVLRQVYQRAGIAVEDYPEGVYVEWRDGFYVAVNYSSRAASLSLPKGAEILLGNLPLKPAEVLIWK